One segment of Allorhodopirellula heiligendammensis DNA contains the following:
- a CDS encoding SMP-30/gluconolactonase/LRE family protein, translated as MKVTVALAVALAISSSAHAQSERELQIIADGDRSGLKIEANVAFTEGPAWHQPTNSVYFTDTTNHRIMRRDASGSLSVYRTPSGDANGLAFDQQLRLIACEGGRDSRRVTRTELDGTITILTSDFNGKKYNSPNDVTVDSQGRIYFTDPRYGQQDGMEIFAADGSPIEGVYRIDPDGAVTQILASEVHRPNGIAISADEKFLFVADNDNRKRGNRKLWRFDLKADGSVDPVSQKELFDWRTELGVDRGPDGMCVGPQGNLYVTAGLNFDAQPTEVPRIYEAGVYVIDPSGKGLLNFIPIPQDVVTNCTFGGDDGKTLFVTAGHTLYSIHIQ; from the coding sequence ATGAAAGTTACCGTCGCCCTTGCTGTCGCCCTGGCAATCTCGAGTTCCGCGCATGCTCAATCAGAGCGAGAATTGCAAATTATTGCCGATGGTGACCGCAGCGGTCTCAAGATCGAAGCGAATGTCGCCTTCACCGAGGGGCCGGCCTGGCACCAGCCCACCAATAGCGTGTACTTCACCGATACGACCAACCATCGAATCATGCGCCGTGATGCGAGCGGCAGTTTGAGCGTCTATCGCACGCCTTCGGGCGATGCCAATGGTCTCGCTTTTGACCAGCAGTTACGGCTTATCGCCTGCGAAGGCGGGCGTGACTCGCGGCGCGTGACGCGGACTGAACTTGATGGAACCATCACAATTCTCACCAGCGACTTCAACGGCAAAAAATATAACTCGCCCAATGACGTCACCGTGGATTCTCAAGGACGGATTTACTTTACCGATCCTCGATACGGTCAACAGGATGGGATGGAAATCTTTGCCGCCGATGGCAGTCCGATCGAAGGCGTCTATCGAATCGATCCCGATGGAGCGGTGACGCAAATTCTTGCCTCCGAGGTGCATCGTCCAAACGGCATCGCGATCTCCGCCGACGAGAAGTTTCTGTTTGTTGCCGACAACGACAATCGCAAGCGTGGCAACCGCAAATTGTGGCGGTTCGATTTGAAGGCCGATGGGAGTGTGGATCCTGTGAGCCAAAAGGAACTGTTCGACTGGAGAACAGAACTGGGCGTCGATCGGGGGCCGGATGGCATGTGCGTCGGTCCCCAGGGAAATCTTTACGTTACCGCTGGCCTGAACTTCGACGCGCAGCCCACCGAAGTTCCGAGAATTTACGAAGCTGGCGTGTACGTGATCGATCCGAGCGGCAAGGGCTTGTTGAACTTCATTCCGATTCCGCAAGACGTGGTCACAAATTGCACTTTTGGGGGCGACGACGGAAAAACACTCTTTGTCACCGCGGGTCACACACTCTACAGCATTCATATTCAATGA